CGACGATGATGGGTATACTGCGAAAGAGATCGACAATTTCAAGATCAGAGAGTTCGTCAGCATCAAGCGCACGGTAGTAAAAAATATTGGTGACGAGCGAAAGTACGATACCGATCGCCATGAGTCCCAAGTAATAGATATCAGTTGATGGGAAAAGTGGTGGGCGAAAGATAAAAAAAGCGCCCAGCATCATCAGCCAGAATATAGGAAACCCGATCCCAATATGCGTGCGGAAACTTACACGGCGCATCGAAAGAATTGTCTTATCAATCACAAACGAAGTGCCTTGCGAGATACTGCCTACAAGAGGAAAGAGAAAATGCATTCTTTTATTATACTGTGTCTGTATTGTACCAAACTCGCACCTATTTCCAAAACAAAGTGAGGTAATGAATTTCGTCACAGAATTCAAATGCGGACTCGGTTTTGCGAAAACTATTTTCTGGGGGAAGGATTTGGCAAAACCTCGGCTGACTTTTGTTTTTACATTTTTCCGCGCGAACTTCTTGCGTTTGCTGATTTGCGCCGGATCAATTGGTAAAATTCATCAAAATCTAATATAATGAGATTACTTATGGTGCGCAAATCAGCAAATAGACTGAGTCCGAAAAAACGCTACTTACAGGTGGCGTTGAATGGCACGCTTGAAGACGCCCACGAGATAATCAACAGTTTACCAAAAAGCGACAGAATTATTGTTGAAGCGGGAACACCGCTTATCAAAAGATATGGTGAGTACGGGATTCGCAAAATTCGTAATTGGTATGAAGCGCACTTGTCAGGGCAAATTTTAGTACCTGTGACTATGGCTAATGTATCGGCGAATTCCGTACTCTCGACATTGTTTCAATCAGCATTTATTGGAACAGCAACCGTTCAAAAATCGACTCCTCAAACCATACAAAAAGATGAAATTTTCCCTTACATAGTTGCCGATTTGAAAACAATGGATAGAGGCGAGACAGAAGTTGAAATAGCCGCACGAGGCGGAGCGAGCGCGGCTATTGCTTTAGGAAGTGCACCAATAGAAACTCTCAATTCATTTGTGGAAAAATGCGAGGAGCACGGACTGGACGCGATGATTGACATGATGAATGTCGAATTTCCTTTGTCAGTTTTGCGTGCGTTAAAAAAAGTTCCTCCCGTCGTTATTATCCACCGAGGTGTAGACGAGGAAAAGTTTAATCGGGAAAAACAAATTCCTTTACACGAAATCCGTCGTATAAAGGGCAACTACAATATTATGATCTCAATCGCGGGAGGTGATACGCTCCGCGAGGTCCAACGGTCATTTTTTAATGACGCAGATATTGTTGTGATTTGGAAATCAGTACTTCAAAAGACGGACGACACTGTCGCCCTCATCGAAGGATTTTTGAAAGAAATCAAATAACAACTGCTTTTATTTCTTGTCCAAATATTTCGAAAGACTTTTTATTCCTTCAAAAAATTCTATTGGCAAAGCAAAGATAACTGTTTTAGATGGATCGGGATTTATTTTCTCTATTGTTTGTAGAGTTCGCATTGAAATACCACCGGGCGTACTGCT
The sequence above is drawn from the Patescibacteria group bacterium genome and encodes:
- a CDS encoding orotidine 5'-phosphate decarboxylase / HUMPS family protein, coding for MVRKSANRLSPKKRYLQVALNGTLEDAHEIINSLPKSDRIIVEAGTPLIKRYGEYGIRKIRNWYEAHLSGQILVPVTMANVSANSVLSTLFQSAFIGTATVQKSTPQTIQKDEIFPYIVADLKTMDRGETEVEIAARGGASAAIALGSAPIETLNSFVEKCEEHGLDAMIDMMNVEFPLSVLRALKKVPPVVIIHRGVDEEKFNREKQIPLHEIRRIKGNYNIMISIAGGDTLREVQRSFFNDADIVVIWKSVLQKTDDTVALIEGFLKEIK